One genomic region from Diceros bicornis minor isolate mBicDic1 unplaced genomic scaffold, mDicBic1.mat.cur scaffold_789_ctg1, whole genome shotgun sequence encodes:
- the LOC131403686 gene encoding LOW QUALITY PROTEIN: forkhead box protein O6-like (The sequence of the model RefSeq protein was modified relative to this genomic sequence to represent the inferred CDS: deleted 1 base in 1 codon), producing LRPQNSIRHNLSLHTRFIRVQNEGTGKSSWWMLNPEGRKTGKTPRRRATSMDNGAKFLCIKGKASKKQQLQAPERSPDDSPPSAPAPGPLPAAAKWATSPASHASDDYEARADFRGGGRPLLGEAAELEDDEALEALAPSSPLMYPSPASALSPALGARCPGELPRLAELGGPLGLHGGGGGAGLPEALLDGAQDAYGPRARAGTPAYFGGCKSGAYGGGGGGGFGPPALGALRRLPMQTIQENKQASFAPAAAPFRPGALSALLPPPPPAPRPGPVLGAPGELALAGAPAAYPGKGAAPYAPPVPSRSALAHPISLMTLPGEAGAPGLAPPGHAAAFGAPRGGLLLDALPGPYAAAAARPLGAAPDRFPADLDLDMFSGSLECDVESIILNDFMDSDEMDFNFDSALPPPPPGLAGAPPPNQSWVPG from the exons CTCCGGCCACAGAACTCCATCCGGCACAACCTGTCGCTGCACACCCGTTTCATCCGCGTGCAGAACGAGGGCACCGGCAAGAGCTCGTGGTGGATGCTGAACCCCGAGGGCAGAAAGACGGGCAAGACCCCGCGGCGCAGGGCCACGTCCATGGACAACGGGGCCAAGTTCCTGTGCATCAAAGGCAAGGCAAGCAAGAAGCAGCAGCTGCAGGCACCTGAGCGAAGCCCCGACGACAGCCCCCCT AGCGCACCAGCCCCGGGGCCCTTGCCTGCCGCGGCCAAGTGGGCCACCAGCCCGGCCTCACACGCCAGCGACGACTATGAGGCGCGGGCCGACTTCCGCGGTGGCGGGAGACCCCTGCTAGGGGAGGCGGCCGAATTGGAGGACGACGAGGCCCTGGAGGCCCTGGCGCCATCGTCGCCGCTCATGTACCCGAGCCCGGCGAGCGCGCTGTCGCCCGCGCTGGGTGCGCGCTGCCCGGGGGAGCTGCCCCGCCTGGCCGAGCTGGGAGGCCCGCTGGGTCTgcacggcggcggcggcggcgcggggctgCCCGAGGCCCTGCTGGACGGCGCGCAGGACGCGTACGGGCCGCGGGCCCGCGCCGGGACGCCCGCCTACTTCGGGGGCTGCAAGAGCGGTGCttacggcgggggcgggggcgggggcttcGGGCCGCCGGCGTTGGGCGCGCTGCGCCGCCTGCCCATGCAGACCATCCAGGAGAACAAGCAGGCCAGCTTCGCGCCGGCGGCCGCGCCCTTCCGCCCCGGGGCGCTGTCcgcgctgctgccgccgccgccgcccgcgcccagGCCCGGCCCGGTGCTGGGAGCGCCCGGGGAGCTGGCGCTGGCGGGCGCGCCCGCCGCCTACCCGGGCAAGGGGGCGGCCCCATACGCGCCGCCTGTGCCCTCGCGCAGTGCCTTAGCCCACCCCATCAGCCTTATGACGCTGCCCGGCGAGGCGGGCGCCCCGGGCCTGGCGCCGCCGGGCCATGCGGCCGCCTTCGGGGCCCCGCGCGGCGGCCTCCTGCTGGACGCGCTGCCCGGGCCGTACGCGGCCGCCGCTGCCCGGCCGCTGGGTGCCGCGCCCGACCGCTTCCCGGCCGACCTGGACCTCGACATGTTCAGCGGGAGCCTCGAGTGCGACGTCGAGTCCATCATCCTCAACGACTTCATGGACAGCGACGAAATGGACTTCAACTTCGACTCGGCCCTGCCTCCGCCGCCGCCCGGCCTGGCCGGGGCCCCGCCCCCCAACCAGAGCTGGGTGCCGGGCTGA